The following proteins are co-located in the Flectobacillus major DSM 103 genome:
- a CDS encoding M24 family metallopeptidase, translating into MNKLFTTLLFIVMLHIASFAQEMPPILPLKDRAVVQDQLLDERFKSVLPSLMRKNGIDMWVIIAREYNEDPIIKTMLPSTWLNARRRTILVIFDKGEKEGLEALAVARYNVGTIFKSAWKPEEEPNQWKRLIQIMAERNPKKIALDISEQYAHADGLTHSEHQELMANMPENLKSKVTSAERLCVGWLETRTPREIALYEMLDRITHQIIAEAFSEKVIVPGVTTTEDVVWYLRERVAELKLDTWFHPTVDVQRPDPDKTNWPYDRRPAEDVILPGDLLHCDFGITYLRLNTDVQELAYVLRPEEKEVPAYLAKALASGNRLQDILTGFFKVGMTGNQLLALSLRKAEQDGVVAQIYSHPVGYHGHAAGPAIGMWDMQGGVPGNGDYPINENTAYAIELNAKVKIPEWGNKEVRVMLEEQGLFVNGKVHYIDGRQKQILTIPRRDKLSHLGQ; encoded by the coding sequence ATGAACAAACTATTTACCACACTACTGTTTATTGTAATGCTTCATATAGCTAGTTTCGCTCAAGAAATGCCCCCTATTTTACCTTTAAAAGACCGTGCCGTGGTTCAAGATCAACTTTTGGACGAACGTTTTAAAAGTGTATTGCCCAGCCTAATGCGGAAAAATGGTATTGATATGTGGGTAATCATTGCCCGAGAATACAACGAAGACCCAATTATCAAAACAATGTTGCCTTCAACATGGCTTAATGCTCGACGCAGAACTATTTTGGTGATTTTTGACAAAGGAGAAAAAGAAGGATTAGAAGCATTGGCTGTAGCCCGTTATAATGTTGGAACAATCTTTAAATCGGCATGGAAGCCTGAAGAAGAACCCAACCAATGGAAACGTTTGATACAAATTATGGCAGAACGAAACCCTAAAAAAATAGCCTTAGATATTTCTGAGCAGTATGCTCATGCCGATGGCCTAACGCACTCAGAACACCAAGAGCTAATGGCCAATATGCCTGAAAATCTGAAAAGTAAAGTAACCTCGGCTGAACGCCTCTGTGTGGGCTGGCTAGAAACTCGTACACCCCGAGAAATTGCCCTCTACGAGATGCTCGACCGAATTACACACCAGATTATAGCAGAAGCTTTTTCTGAAAAAGTAATTGTTCCGGGTGTTACTACTACCGAAGATGTAGTATGGTATTTGCGTGAACGAGTAGCCGAACTGAAGCTTGATACGTGGTTTCATCCAACGGTAGATGTGCAACGCCCCGACCCTGATAAAACGAACTGGCCTTACGACCGCCGCCCAGCCGAAGATGTAATTTTGCCTGGCGACTTGCTTCATTGCGATTTTGGTATTACTTATTTGAGGCTCAATACCGACGTGCAAGAGTTAGCCTACGTATTGCGTCCAGAAGAAAAAGAAGTACCAGCCTATTTGGCCAAAGCTTTGGCTTCAGGAAATCGCCTACAAGATATTTTAACAGGATTTTTTAAAGTAGGCATGACTGGTAATCAATTATTGGCGTTGTCGTTGCGAAAAGCCGAGCAAGATGGCGTAGTTGCACAAATTTATTCGCATCCAGTGGGGTATCATGGTCATGCGGCTGGGCCTGCTATTGGTATGTGGGATATGCAAGGAGGTGTTCCCGGCAATGGCGATTATCCTATCAACGAAAATACAGCTTATGCAATAGAGCTTAATGCCAAGGTAAAAATCCCTGAATGGGGCAATAAAGAAGTACGAGTAATGCTAGAAGAACAAGGCTTATTTGTCAATGGAAAGGTACATTATATAGATGGCCGCCAGAAACAAATTTTAACAATTCCAAGGCGTGACAAATTAAGTCATTTAGGACAGTAA
- a CDS encoding DUF1295 domain-containing protein produces the protein MKFLSILVPVLVLGLMSVLSYQYPSLLGGFGLIALALTLLWLYSVKLQDSSIIDSFWGMGFVLVAWYWCWLNNGLQNPRAILLCSLVSIWGIRLSLHITIRNHGKGEDYRYQAFRAAHGTSYWWISYFRVYLLQGVLLWIIAVPLFFAQYTSFTTWQIADVYGVVIWLIGFLFEAIGDWQLSQFKKNPANKGYVMDKGLWKYTRHPNYFGDAFLWWGYFLLAVSVGASWTIFSPILMTFLLMKVSGVALLEQKLVETKPEYKEYVEKTSAFFPRIPKQGKRSS, from the coding sequence ATGAAATTCCTAAGTATTCTTGTGCCAGTATTGGTTTTAGGACTGATGTCCGTATTATCGTATCAATACCCCAGCCTGTTGGGGGGCTTTGGTTTAATTGCTCTTGCCCTAACGTTGTTGTGGTTATACAGTGTCAAACTCCAAGACTCTAGTATTATCGATTCGTTTTGGGGAATGGGCTTTGTGCTGGTAGCGTGGTATTGGTGCTGGCTCAACAACGGTTTACAAAATCCAAGGGCGATATTGCTTTGTAGTCTTGTGAGTATTTGGGGAATTCGTTTATCATTGCATATCACGATTCGCAACCACGGCAAAGGCGAAGACTACCGTTATCAAGCATTTCGGGCAGCTCATGGTACATCTTATTGGTGGATTTCGTATTTTAGGGTGTATTTGCTACAAGGTGTGTTACTCTGGATTATTGCTGTACCCTTATTTTTTGCTCAATATACAAGCTTTACTACCTGGCAAATCGCCGATGTTTATGGCGTGGTGATTTGGTTGATAGGCTTTTTATTCGAGGCTATCGGCGATTGGCAACTGTCGCAATTCAAGAAAAATCCAGCCAATAAAGGATATGTAATGGACAAAGGCTTGTGGAAATATACCCGACATCCCAACTACTTTGGCGATGCGTTTCTTTGGTGGGGATATTTTTTATTAGCTGTTTCGGTGGGGGCTTCTTGGACAATCTTTAGCCCAATACTCATGACTTTTTTGTTGATGAAGGTGTCGGGGGTAGCATTGCTCGAACAAAAATTGGTAGAAACCAAACCCGAATACAAAGAATACGTAGAAAAAACCTCAGCCTTTTTTCCTCGTATTCCCAAACAAGGAAAAAGGTCATCATGA
- the priA gene encoding replication restart helicase PriA encodes MLAQENLTDSFQEEITIFADVIVPVAVPNLFTYRVPREFANAVRLGARVIVQFGKTKVVTAVIARLHNQPPQKYQAKYILELLDDAPLVMPTQIELFQWIAEYYMCHIGEVLNVALPSGLKISSLSKVQFNPEFDRPELLTERETELIEELKKHQSLTYDELARFAEVKNVYHLIKSLVQKQAIIVFEEVKEKYTPKILRKIRLNAFYEEAGYLTALLKELEKTPKQLDVVLHYLRYVPVLRTPELNKKGIEKNVLTKAEVSDSSLNTLLKNGILEQFDVIVSRFEEDTNFVEAPTPILSESQQQALTEIMNEFQQKDTVLLHGITGSGKTEVYIKLIEQVLEGGSQVLYLLPEIALTTQIVVRLRKVFGDKMGIYHSKFSDNERVEVWKGVVTGKFQFVIGVRSAVFLPFDNLGLIIVDEEHETSYKQFDPAPRYHARDVAVVIAHKQKAKVLLGSATPSIESYYNAQTGRYGLVKMLQRFGNAQLPNIELVDIKNARKNKLVKGDFSNIMLDTIRLNLEKKEQTILFQNRRGYSPYIQCDDCDTIASCPNCDVSLTYHYSGQELRCHYCGYHEAMLRTCQACGSVKLRTRGYGTEKIEEELQLIFPEAKIARMDLDTTRTKTAFQTLINEVESGAVDVLVGTQMISKGLDFEKVSLVCIFDADRMIHFPDFRASERAFQMLTQVAGRAGRRDIQGKVLIQTNNPQQAILHQIIAGDYEALYRSEIHEREGFLYPPFTRLVRITIKHFEEAIAEKTAKALADLLAEKLSKQRVLGPEKPLVERIRNQFLFEIMIKLEKTINLKGAKNYITEQIETIATNKEYKGSSIVVDVDCG; translated from the coding sequence ATGTTAGCACAAGAAAACCTTACTGATTCTTTTCAAGAAGAAATAACCATATTTGCCGACGTGATTGTACCCGTGGCAGTTCCCAACTTGTTTACCTATCGTGTTCCTCGCGAATTTGCCAATGCAGTACGACTAGGAGCAAGAGTAATAGTACAGTTTGGCAAAACCAAAGTAGTAACCGCCGTAATTGCCAGATTGCACAACCAACCACCACAAAAATACCAAGCTAAATATATTCTTGAATTACTCGACGACGCTCCGTTGGTTATGCCAACCCAAATAGAATTATTTCAGTGGATTGCCGAGTATTATATGTGCCATATAGGCGAGGTACTCAATGTGGCTTTGCCTTCGGGGTTAAAAATATCAAGCTTGTCGAAGGTGCAGTTTAATCCCGAATTTGATCGCCCAGAGCTATTGACCGAGCGTGAAACTGAACTAATCGAGGAACTCAAAAAGCATCAATCGCTCACATACGACGAATTAGCTCGTTTTGCCGAAGTAAAAAATGTGTATCACCTCATCAAATCACTGGTACAAAAGCAAGCTATTATTGTTTTTGAGGAGGTAAAAGAAAAATATACGCCCAAAATTTTGCGTAAAATACGGCTCAATGCTTTTTATGAAGAGGCGGGCTATTTAACGGCATTGCTCAAAGAGCTAGAAAAAACGCCAAAGCAATTGGACGTAGTGTTACATTACTTGCGGTATGTACCAGTCCTCAGAACGCCCGAACTAAATAAAAAGGGGATCGAAAAAAATGTACTCACCAAAGCCGAAGTGTCGGATAGCTCGTTGAATACCCTGCTCAAAAATGGAATTCTTGAGCAGTTTGATGTTATCGTGAGTCGTTTTGAAGAGGATACTAATTTTGTGGAAGCTCCCACACCTATTTTGTCAGAGTCGCAGCAACAGGCTCTTACCGAAATCATGAATGAGTTTCAACAAAAAGATACGGTATTGCTGCATGGTATCACGGGTAGTGGCAAAACCGAGGTGTATATCAAATTGATCGAACAAGTATTAGAAGGTGGCTCACAGGTATTGTACCTATTGCCCGAAATAGCCCTTACTACTCAGATTGTGGTACGATTACGAAAAGTCTTTGGCGATAAAATGGGTATTTATCATTCCAAATTTTCAGATAATGAGCGGGTCGAAGTGTGGAAAGGAGTTGTTACTGGCAAATTTCAGTTTGTAATAGGGGTGCGGTCGGCTGTTTTTTTGCCTTTCGACAACCTCGGATTAATCATCGTTGACGAAGAGCATGAAACGTCCTATAAACAATTTGACCCCGCTCCACGTTATCATGCACGAGACGTAGCGGTGGTGATTGCTCACAAACAAAAGGCCAAAGTGCTGCTTGGTTCGGCTACGCCGTCGATCGAAAGTTATTATAATGCCCAAACAGGACGTTATGGATTAGTAAAGATGTTGCAGCGATTTGGAAATGCACAGTTGCCTAATATAGAGTTGGTTGATATTAAGAATGCTCGAAAAAACAAGCTTGTAAAAGGAGACTTTTCCAATATAATGCTCGATACCATTCGGCTAAATTTAGAAAAAAAGGAACAAACTATCCTTTTTCAAAACCGTAGAGGATATTCTCCGTATATACAGTGCGACGACTGCGATACCATTGCGTCGTGTCCCAACTGCGATGTTAGCCTTACCTACCATTACAGCGGTCAAGAATTGCGTTGTCATTATTGTGGTTATCACGAGGCCATGCTTAGAACCTGTCAGGCTTGTGGCTCGGTGAAGCTACGAACACGAGGCTATGGGACTGAAAAAATCGAAGAAGAATTACAATTGATTTTTCCAGAAGCCAAAATTGCCAGAATGGATTTGGATACAACTCGTACCAAAACCGCTTTTCAGACTTTAATCAACGAAGTTGAAAGTGGTGCAGTCGACGTGCTGGTAGGTACACAGATGATATCGAAAGGCTTAGATTTTGAGAAAGTAAGTTTAGTTTGCATTTTCGATGCCGATCGCATGATTCATTTCCCTGATTTTAGGGCTTCGGAAAGGGCTTTTCAGATGTTGACCCAAGTGGCAGGCCGAGCAGGTCGACGCGATATTCAGGGAAAAGTGTTGATTCAAACAAACAATCCGCAACAAGCAATTCTACACCAAATTATAGCAGGCGATTACGAAGCTCTATATCGCTCAGAAATACATGAAAGGGAAGGTTTTTTGTATCCGCCCTTTACCCGACTCGTACGCATAACCATTAAACATTTTGAAGAAGCTATTGCCGAAAAAACAGCAAAGGCTTTGGCCGATCTTTTAGCCGAAAAACTCAGTAAACAACGAGTTTTAGGCCCCGAAAAGCCACTTGTAGAGCGTATCAGAAATCAATTTTTATTTGAGATCATGATTAAGCTTGAAAAGACTATTAATCTAAAAGGAGCAAAAAATTATATAACCGAGCAAATAGAGACAATTGCCACTAATAAGGAATACAAAGGGTCGAGTATCGTGGTTGATGTAGATTGTGGTTAA
- a CDS encoding LysE family translocator yields the protein MINGLNIFVITFIISFLGSIHPGPLNLSVVQLTLKANSQKALWMALGGVIPEIIYGLLAVEGISIFQQYPQIFAFMKWGIIPVLLFSGYWTLRPFSQDKPTEHATIQTNISTKNTFFKGFFLSIFNPQLLPFWLIVLVNYHNYQSLQIDNSLDKLGFLLGASLGAFLLNYLYIQIAEKKRSLLFEYIQQKHFDKIIGYTFILMAVFQMIKIVL from the coding sequence ATGATAAATGGATTAAATATATTCGTTATTACTTTTATTATCAGCTTCTTGGGGTCTATTCATCCTGGGCCGCTGAATCTTTCGGTGGTACAGCTTACCCTGAAAGCCAATTCACAGAAGGCTCTTTGGATGGCTTTGGGCGGTGTTATTCCCGAAATTATTTACGGCCTACTGGCGGTAGAAGGTATTTCGATTTTCCAGCAATATCCACAAATTTTTGCCTTTATGAAATGGGGCATTATTCCTGTTTTACTGTTTTCGGGCTATTGGACACTCAGGCCTTTTTCTCAAGATAAACCAACCGAACACGCCACTATTCAAACTAATATTTCTACCAAAAACACTTTTTTCAAAGGCTTTTTCTTATCTATTTTCAACCCTCAACTTTTACCGTTTTGGCTAATTGTTTTGGTCAATTATCATAATTATCAATCGTTACAAATTGATAATAGCCTTGATAAGTTGGGTTTTTTGTTGGGTGCTAGTCTTGGAGCATTTTTGCTGAATTATCTTTATATTCAAATTGCCGAAAAAAAACGAAGCCTATTGTTTGAGTATATTCAACAAAAACATTTCGATAAAATTATTGGCTATACTTTTATTCTGATGGCTGTTTTTCAGATGATAAAGATAGTATTATAA
- a CDS encoding NRDE family protein, with product MCVLTFLPTSVSGFILTNNRDEAVARPKAIPPKQYTINGQCLFMPKDTQAGGTWIATSQNYTLCLLNGAFEKHTPQPPYRQSRGQIILDFFQYNTISDFYQNYNFIGIENFTLIIINHQNQTQICEIRWDGQALYNTSKNPTIPHIWSSATLYSAEVMRQREHWFKDFLQQNPDFSGEDVVDFHRYGGTGDIQNDMTVNRNNELVTQCIMQINRVQKNLTFSFHDLLEQQDFRYRVF from the coding sequence ATGTGTGTGTTGACTTTTTTGCCAACAAGCGTTAGTGGGTTTATTCTGACCAACAATAGAGATGAGGCTGTAGCTCGCCCTAAAGCAATTCCTCCCAAGCAATATACTATCAATGGGCAATGCTTATTTATGCCAAAAGATACACAAGCAGGAGGTACTTGGATTGCAACGTCACAAAACTATACCCTTTGTTTGTTGAATGGGGCTTTTGAAAAGCATACGCCACAGCCTCCTTATCGGCAAAGCCGTGGCCAAATTATACTGGATTTTTTTCAGTATAATACCATTAGCGATTTTTACCAGAATTATAATTTCATAGGTATTGAAAATTTTACACTAATTATCATTAACCACCAAAATCAAACACAAATTTGTGAGATTCGTTGGGATGGCCAAGCACTGTACAATACAAGCAAAAACCCAACGATTCCACATATTTGGTCATCGGCAACACTGTATTCTGCCGAAGTAATGCGGCAAAGAGAACATTGGTTTAAGGATTTTTTACAACAAAACCCTGATTTTTCGGGCGAGGATGTCGTTGATTTTCACCGATACGGAGGTACTGGCGATATTCAAAATGATATGACTGTCAATAGAAACAACGAATTAGTAACGCAGTGTATCATGCAGATTAACCGAGTACAAAAAAACCTTACCTTCTCGTTTCATGATTTGCTCGAACAACAGGACTTTAGGTATCGAGTGTTCTAA
- a CDS encoding YceI family protein, with amino-acid sequence MKKILLVLLFVYGYVNSMAQIWKPQTANISFKIKMLGATVQGKFSGLVSSIKFDPNDLANASIVATVDAATIDTDNNLRNKHLREKEDFFDVAKYPTIKMKTLKIEKEGNNYIGYFNLTMKAATKQIKLPFVFYQEGNKATFQGSTVINRRDWKVGGGTWGMSDDVTFSIVLNAIRVIEE; translated from the coding sequence ATGAAAAAAATCTTATTGGTATTGCTGTTCGTATATGGTTATGTGAATAGTATGGCTCAGATTTGGAAGCCCCAAACTGCCAATATTAGCTTCAAAATCAAGATGCTTGGGGCTACCGTACAGGGAAAGTTTTCGGGTTTGGTTAGCAGTATCAAATTTGACCCCAACGATTTGGCTAATGCAAGTATCGTAGCAACGGTAGATGCCGCTACGATAGATACAGATAATAACCTTAGAAATAAGCATTTACGAGAAAAAGAAGATTTTTTTGATGTAGCCAAATATCCAACAATCAAAATGAAAACCCTTAAAATTGAAAAGGAAGGGAATAATTACATAGGCTATTTTAATCTGACGATGAAAGCAGCAACCAAACAGATTAAACTGCCTTTTGTGTTTTACCAAGAAGGTAATAAAGCTACTTTTCAAGGCTCAACGGTTATTAATCGACGTGACTGGAAAGTAGGAGGAGGTACTTGGGGTATGAGCGACGACGTAACGTTTTCTATTGTACTAAATGCCATCAGAGTGATAGAGGAATGA
- a CDS encoding DM13 domain-containing protein, giving the protein MKAFAFFALLSLMFACVQNEIIPVVNQAPPTTVVLPSSDKNEAIKGMFTNGVHTTSGTVKVLTDSLNTQKRYLSFENLMTDAGPDLYIYMAENTGAKNHVSITKLTQKGTFYVEVPAQVDLKTHPYVLIWCKQFSVLFGSARLN; this is encoded by the coding sequence ATGAAAGCATTTGCATTTTTTGCCCTCCTAAGTTTGATGTTTGCTTGTGTACAAAACGAAATCATTCCCGTTGTCAATCAAGCACCTCCTACCACAGTTGTGTTGCCATCGTCCGATAAAAATGAGGCCATCAAGGGTATGTTTACTAATGGCGTACATACTACTTCGGGTACAGTAAAGGTATTGACCGATAGCCTAAATACACAAAAGAGGTATCTTTCCTTTGAAAACCTCATGACCGACGCAGGCCCTGATTTGTATATTTATATGGCCGAAAATACAGGTGCTAAAAACCATGTAAGTATTACAAAATTGACACAAAAAGGGACTTTTTACGTAGAAGTCCCTGCTCAGGTCGACCTCAAAACCCATCCTTATGTGCTGATTTGGTGCAAGCAATTTTCGGTTCTTTTTGGAAGTGCCCGTTTAAATTAA
- a CDS encoding Crp/Fnr family transcriptional regulator has translation MNHETKYWYLKNHKLFSSLNSQEVKEICLISNFKTAKKGEIIYFSHDDTQRVYTVKKGTIKIVENDADGNETIKDILQSGDLFGQFTLDDNSTDEFAVAVSDQVTCCSFKVADFESVLESNPALAIKYTKLIGFRLKRLENRYANLMFRDVRSRFLLFLKDWATKEGQKNNEGIELKNYLTHQDIASLICSTRQTVTQLFNEFKQAGILDYTRNTIQILDFLALSANPIAKK, from the coding sequence ATGAATCATGAAACTAAGTATTGGTATTTAAAGAATCATAAGCTTTTTTCGAGCTTAAATTCGCAAGAAGTAAAAGAAATTTGCCTTATTTCTAATTTTAAAACGGCCAAGAAAGGTGAAATTATTTACTTTAGCCACGACGATACCCAACGCGTTTATACCGTAAAAAAAGGAACTATCAAAATTGTAGAAAATGATGCCGATGGCAACGAAACCATCAAGGATATTCTACAAAGTGGCGATTTGTTTGGTCAATTTACGCTCGACGACAACTCTACCGACGAATTTGCTGTGGCGGTTTCTGACCAAGTTACGTGTTGTAGTTTTAAAGTAGCCGACTTTGAGAGTGTCTTGGAAAGTAACCCTGCCTTGGCTATCAAATATACCAAATTGATTGGTTTTAGGCTGAAGAGGCTCGAAAATCGCTATGCCAATTTGATGTTTAGGGATGTGAGAAGTCGCTTTTTGTTATTTCTCAAAGACTGGGCTACGAAAGAAGGACAAAAAAATAATGAAGGAATAGAACTCAAAAACTATTTGACTCATCAAGATATTGCCAGCTTGATATGCTCGACTCGTCAAACTGTTACGCAACTTTTCAATGAATTTAAACAGGCTGGTATTTTGGACTATACCCGCAATACTATTCAGATATTAGATTTTCTAGCTCTTTCGGCCAATCCTATTGCCAAAAAATAA
- a CDS encoding sigma-54-dependent transcriptional regulator: protein MAKLLIIDDEKAIRGALRDILEYEGYTVEEASDGEQGLEMVKQNDYDVVLCDIRMPKIEGLDLLQRATEMGKGTQFIMISAFGNVETAVEATKRGAFDFISKPPDLNRLLVTVRNALERGKMITETKVLKKRVYRLNEIVGESAPIQRVIDTCDRVGPTEARVLITGPNGSGKEMVAKRLHERSNRAHMPLIEVNCAAIPSELIESELFGHEKGAFTSAIKQRIGKFEQADGGTLFLDEIGDMSLSAQAKVLRALQESKITRVGGDKEIKINVRVFAATNKNLQLEIAEGRFREDLFHRLNVIPIHVPALSQRPSDIPLLVDKFLQDIADEYGQPTKEVNDDAMKYLQALPWTGNVRELRNVVERLVIMCGDIITLDDVKLFAMPVI, encoded by the coding sequence ATGGCAAAACTATTAATTATTGACGATGAAAAGGCGATTCGTGGAGCCTTGCGTGATATTCTGGAATACGAAGGATATACCGTAGAAGAAGCGAGCGATGGAGAACAAGGTCTGGAAATGGTGAAACAAAATGACTACGATGTTGTTCTTTGCGATATTAGAATGCCTAAAATTGAAGGACTAGATTTGCTACAACGTGCTACAGAAATGGGCAAAGGAACGCAATTCATTATGATTTCGGCCTTTGGTAATGTAGAAACAGCCGTAGAAGCTACCAAGCGTGGAGCGTTTGATTTTATTTCAAAACCCCCCGATTTGAATCGCTTATTGGTTACGGTACGGAATGCTCTGGAACGTGGCAAAATGATTACGGAAACCAAAGTACTCAAGAAGAGAGTGTATCGCCTCAACGAAATTGTGGGCGAGTCGGCTCCGATTCAGCGTGTAATAGATACCTGCGACCGTGTTGGCCCTACAGAAGCCCGAGTGTTGATTACTGGCCCCAATGGTTCGGGAAAAGAAATGGTAGCCAAACGCCTTCATGAAAGAAGCAATCGTGCTCACATGCCTTTGATTGAAGTTAACTGTGCTGCTATTCCATCTGAACTAATTGAATCAGAACTATTTGGTCATGAAAAAGGAGCTTTTACTTCGGCTATCAAGCAGCGAATTGGTAAATTTGAGCAGGCCGACGGCGGCACACTTTTCTTAGACGAAATTGGCGATATGAGCCTTTCGGCTCAGGCCAAAGTACTTCGGGCTTTGCAAGAAAGTAAAATTACCCGTGTTGGTGGCGACAAAGAAATCAAAATCAATGTTCGGGTTTTTGCGGCAACTAATAAAAATTTACAACTCGAAATTGCTGAAGGTCGGTTTAGAGAAGACTTATTCCACCGCCTCAATGTTATTCCGATTCATGTGCCTGCACTGAGCCAACGCCCTAGCGATATTCCGCTATTGGTCGATAAGTTTTTGCAAGATATTGCCGACGAATACGGTCAACCAACCAAAGAAGTAAACGACGATGCTATGAAATATCTGCAAGCTTTACCTTGGACAGGTAATGTCCGTGAGTTGCGTAATGTGGTAGAACGCCTCGTAATTATGTGCGGCGATATTATTACCTTAGACGATGTCAAGCTTTTTGCAATGCCTGTTATTTAG
- a CDS encoding amidohydrolase, whose protein sequence is MKKQVIVLLTLLSFSGLAQKKKATPNALDGDKQTIISNLDKRFDEYAGISKQIWNFAELGYLEEKSSLLLQEQLKKEGFEVKAGIAGIPTAFVATYGAGKPIIGILGEYDALPGLAQEAVPEVKPIPNQKGGHGCGHNLFGTASVAAAVEVKNWLQKTGKSGTIKIFGCPAEEGGSGKVYMVREGYFNDIDVVLHWHPSSANAADASTSLANKNAKFRFRGIAAHAAASPERGRSALDGVEAMNNMVNMMREHIPQDTRIHYVITKGGDAPNVVPAFAEVYYYARHKDRAILQSIWKRIENAAQGAALGTGTKVEWEVLGGVYNLLPNLTLASIMNNNLQKVGGVVYNEEEKQFAEKISETLGEQKQPITNAAKIKDLKDASESATSGGSTDVGDVSWVVPTVGLGTATWVPGSAAHSWQSTAASGMSIGQKGMIVAAKTLAITALDLYTDQSLIDKARAEWTEKRGEGFKYEALLGDRKPALDYRK, encoded by the coding sequence ATGAAAAAACAAGTAATCGTATTATTGACATTGTTGTCGTTTTCGGGGTTGGCACAAAAAAAGAAGGCAACACCAAATGCTCTTGATGGAGATAAACAAACAATTATTAGTAATCTGGACAAGCGTTTTGATGAATATGCAGGTATTTCTAAGCAAATCTGGAATTTTGCAGAGCTTGGATACTTAGAAGAAAAAAGTTCATTACTATTGCAAGAACAACTCAAAAAAGAAGGTTTTGAGGTAAAAGCAGGTATTGCGGGTATTCCAACGGCATTTGTGGCCACTTATGGGGCTGGCAAGCCAATTATTGGTATTTTGGGCGAATACGATGCCTTGCCAGGTTTGGCACAAGAGGCTGTGCCAGAAGTGAAGCCTATTCCAAATCAAAAAGGAGGACACGGTTGCGGACATAATTTGTTTGGAACGGCCTCGGTAGCAGCAGCCGTTGAGGTAAAAAACTGGTTACAAAAAACAGGTAAGTCGGGTACTATCAAAATATTTGGCTGCCCTGCCGAAGAAGGTGGCTCTGGCAAAGTGTATATGGTGCGTGAGGGATATTTCAACGATATCGACGTGGTGTTGCACTGGCACCCTAGTTCGGCCAACGCCGCAGATGCTAGTACGTCGTTGGCTAATAAAAATGCCAAATTTCGTTTCAGAGGTATTGCGGCACACGCCGCTGCTTCGCCCGAAAGAGGACGTTCGGCTTTGGATGGTGTAGAAGCAATGAACAACATGGTAAATATGATGCGTGAGCATATTCCACAAGATACTCGTATTCACTATGTAATTACCAAAGGAGGCGATGCCCCCAATGTTGTACCTGCTTTTGCAGAGGTATATTATTATGCCCGTCATAAAGACCGTGCTATATTGCAAAGTATCTGGAAAAGAATTGAAAATGCGGCTCAAGGTGCTGCTTTGGGTACAGGCACAAAAGTAGAATGGGAAGTATTGGGGGGGGTATACAACCTTTTACCTAACCTAACATTGGCTAGTATAATGAACAACAACTTGCAAAAAGTAGGTGGTGTAGTGTATAATGAAGAAGAAAAGCAATTTGCTGAAAAAATTAGCGAAACTTTAGGCGAGCAAAAACAGCCTATTACAAATGCAGCTAAAATCAAAGATTTGAAAGATGCGTCTGAAAGTGCTACCAGTGGTGGTTCTACCGACGTTGGCGATGTAAGCTGGGTTGTACCAACAGTCGGCTTGGGTACTGCTACTTGGGTGCCTGGCTCGGCGGCACATAGCTGGCAGTCAACAGCAGCAAGTGGCATGTCGATTGGCCAGAAAGGTATGATTGTAGCGGCAAAAACTTTGGCTATTACCGCTTTAGATTTGTATACCGACCAGAGCCTTATTGATAAAGCAAGAGCCGAATGGACAGAAAAAAGAGGTGAAGGCTTCAAATACGAAGCTCTTTTGGGTGATAGAAAACCTGCGTTAGATTACCGTAAATAG